The genomic window CAGGCGCGGATGCGGTGTCTGGACGCGGCGATGAGATCGGCCGCCCGGATAGCGGTGGAGGCGGTGGTCCCCCCGGAGGAAGCGGCCAGGCACAAGGACGCCATAGAGAAGAAAGTGATAAGCCGAGGGCAGGATTTTGTGATGAGCTTCAAGATACTCGAAGAGAGCACGGACAATGCCGCGCGCAAAATATCGGTCCGCATCCAGGCGGCTGTCAGCTCCAAGGGGATATTGCGCGTCCTGGGCATCGGCGTAGCTTCGGCCGCGAAAAAGCCGGAAGCGCCGTCGCTGCTTGTGATCGTGGAGGAGAAGAACGCGGCGTATGTTGTTGGGGGCAATTTCCTGGCATTAAACTCCGAGGCGGAGGAAGTGTTGGCGGCGAACCTGCGGCGCAAGGGATTCACGGTGTTTTCCAGGAAAAATGTGCGCGAAGCGGGAATGGACAACGTGACCCTGGCCGCCATGCGAGGCGAGCCTGAAAGCGTGAAGGCGATTTCCGGACATTTCCACACAGGAACGTTTGTGTTCGGATCCACCGAGACCGCCGTCAAGCCTGCGGCCAATGGAGAGATCGCCAGCGTTTCGGCCAGGCTGTCGGTGAGCGGGGCCTTGAATGGAAAGGAGCCGTTCACGATAGCGAAAAGCGGCGCGGGAGTTTATGATGACGCCAATGAGGGGATCAGGGCGATGATCGGCTCGATCATGGAAACGGCGGCAAAGGATATCGAGGCCGCATTAGCGCCGCAACCGTCGGTGAAAGCAGCCCCCGCTCCCGCCGATGCCGCTCCCAAGGTGGCGCCATGAGGGAATTTTGGGCCAGGCCTGTGGTCCGCGCCATTGCGGTGGCGCTGGGGGTTTTGGTCTTCGCCATCTTTATATACGCCGCGCGCGCCGCGCTTTTTCCTTTCATAGTGGCCTTCGCCATCGCCTATGTGCTCGACCCGCTGGTGGACAGGATGGAAAAAGCGGGCATGAGCAGGATTTTTGCGATTGTGGCCATCCTGATCGCTTTGCTCGCATCAGTCACCACCGTGGCGGCGCTTGTGGCCCCGATGATCGGGGCGCAGGTGGAGGCCATGGCCGCCAATGTGCCGCGCTATGTGGAGACAGTGAAAGGGCTCATCGTCCCATGGCTCGAATCGTTGACGGACGTGGACAAGGCAAGGATGGACCAGGCTGTACGGGAAGGGATGATGGCGTTGGGCGACCTGCCGGTAAAGGCGGTAAAGGCCGTGTCGTCCGCCGTGTGGGCCGGGCTGTCAAACGTGATGGACGTGGCGCTGGCGCTGTTCAACCTTGTGATCATCCCGGTGGCGGCGTTTTACCTGCTCAAGGACTTTAACGACATAACAGAAAAGCTGGGCCAGCGCGTTCCCCCCGCCCGCAGGGAGGCTTTGTTCGGCTTTATGGGGAAGATAGACATGGCCCTTTCCGGCTTCGTCAAAGGGCAGCTTACCGTGGCCTCCATAATGGCGGTGGTCTATTCAACCGGCCTTTTTCTCATCGGCGCGCCGATGGGCATCGCCATCGGCCTTGCCGCGGGCGCGGCGAACATAGTCCCATACCTCCCCATCGCGGTGGGATTCATCCCGGCGCTTGCGCTTACCTATCTGCAATACCCCGGATTTGAGCGGGTGCTGATGGTGGTGGCTCTTTTCGCGGCGGGGCTGGCGCTCGAAGGGATGGTGATAACGCCAAGGACACTGGAAAAATCGGTGGGGCTGCATCCTGTGGCGGTGATGGCCTCTCTCTTTATCGGCGCGGCCTTTTTCGGCTTCATCGGAATATTGCTGGCGGTTCCGGCGGCGGCGGTGATCAAGGTGGCGCTTATGGAGCTGGACGATGCGTACCTGAAATCCGAATTCTTCACGGGGAACGGCGGGGAAGGGAAGTAAACCACCGGCAGGGGCGCGAGGGATCAGCGGCCTGCGGCCTTGTGGAATGTCACCTCGTTATCCCGCGCGTTTATCTCGAACACAAAGCGTGAAAGAAAGTTCATCCCGATAATGGCGCTGACATGCCCACGCCCCGGGAAATCCATCACCGCAGCCTCCAGCCGCATGGCATGGGCCCCGCCCACATTAACATCGTCGAGAAATACAACCGGCGCCTCCACGATTCCTTTAGAGGTCCGCAGCCGGGTCTTGCCCGCTTTCCGGATATCGGCCCCTAGGGCGGCCGCCAGCTTGCTTGTGATGATTATGGTCTCCGATCCGGTGTCCAGTATGGCGTTCCGTTTCACAAGGCCGTTGAACATGGCCTCCACCGCCATGCTCCCCGGGGGATTGAAATGGACCGAAACGGGATTTGGCATCGGCGCGGCGAAGGGCTCGGTCCAGTCCTTATCTTCGCGGACGGTCACAAGTTTCATCGGCGAGGCGGTGTTCCTGCGATCTTTGGGAACGTCCTCGAGCCTGCCGGATATCCGCACCGAACCATCCACATCGGTCCAACGGTATGCAAGCCCCTCATGCCGCAAGTCCGCCGAAAGGACCAGCGCGGCGAGCAGGATGACCGTCTGCGGAATCAATCCGCCACCACGAACGATTCGGTAAAACCCTGGCCTTTAAGGGACGCCAGCGCCGCCTTTGCCTTGTCCATATCGTCAAAAGGCCCGGCCTGCACCCTCAAAAGTTTCAGCCCCGACGGCGGCGTGTATGGCACAAGCCGCGTCCCGCCTGCTTTCGCCCTGGCCACCCTGTCCTTCACAAGCTCCGCGTTAGAAGCAACCGAGAAGGCGCCCACCTGGACATAGAACGTGCCGTGCTTGAAATCGGGCACGGGGCCGGAGGGGATTGGGGCGCCCCCATCGGCGGGACGCCCTTCGGCCAGGGCCACAAGTTTCACCTTCGCGGTGCCCGGCCCCGCCACTCCCAGCTTTTGCGCGGCGCCATATGAAAGGTCTATGATCCGTGTCGGCACGAACGGGCCGCGGTCGTTTATCCGCACGGCGAGTTTCTGGCCGTTGTCCAGCCGTGTCACCTCCACCATCGTTCCCATGGGCAGGGTCTTGTGCGCGGCGGAAATCCCGTACATGTCGTATCGCTCGCCGTTGGCGGTGGCTTTGCCGTGGAAATCCTTACCATACCACGATGCGATCCCGGTCTCCTCGAAACCATATGAGTCCGCCAGCGGGTAATATGTCACTCCGGCGATGGTGTATGGCCGGACGTTCTTAAGCTGCCCGGCGGCGGGAGGGCGGGTTGGCTGGGTCACCCCCACCGGTTTTTTGATGGCTTCCCGCGTGGCGCAGGAGGAGCCGATGAAGACGAAGCAGAGCGCCATCACCCAAAGGGGGGCGAAGGTATTTTTGTTTATTGAACTTCTTTTACGTATCATGTCGGATATGATTTTCTCAAAACTTTGGCGATGACACAAAAAAAAATATGGAGCCCGCTCCCGGAGGCGGGGCGCGACTGCCACAGGATGCTAATCAAGGTAGATCCAGGGGACATAGCATACCTTGTGGAGGTGTTCGAAAGCCACGAATCTTTGGGAATCCCGCGGACGATAGACCAGGCGGAAGGAATCGTGGAAATCCTGGCCTCCCCCGATTACGTGGAGGAGGCCCGGGCGCTTCTGGAGGCTTTAAAAGAAGAGATGCGGGTGGACGTTATCCGCATGTGAGCGTCGCCGTTCACCCAAGCCAGGCGTCTTCCTCGTCGGTCTCCGCTTCGATCCATTTGACCAGCCCTTTGCCGTTGCACAGGTAGCACGGCTTCAAATCACGCTCCGTGTCATCCTGTGCGGCGGATTCTTTGTCATACCCCTCCCCTTCGCAGGCGGGGCATGTTTCAAGCTGTGTCTTCATGGTCACACGGTCTTTCGTTCACCCGATCCCCTGGACTCAAATTCGCGGCGGCGTTCCTCGTGCCCCTTGCGCCCCATCATCGCGTATGCGTAGTTCTTGCCGAACTCCACGCCGGGCTGGTCGAAAGCGTTTATGCGGTACAACCCGCCGGCGAAAGCGGTGGCCACTTCCAGCATGTACAGCAACTGGCCAAGGGAATCCGGGCTTGTGTCCGGCAGTTTTATTGTGATGTTGGGCCTTCCGTTGGCCGTCAGCGCATACTCCGTCCCCCGTTTTTCCACGTTCAAAAGTTCATTGAGCGAACTGCCGCCAAGATACGAAAGGTCGTCCACATCCGGATATTCGGCCGGGATCGCCACCGTATTTTCAAACCTGCCCACCTCAAGGAAACACACCACCTTGTCAAAAGGCCCTTCCACATACAATTGCACCTGCGAGTGCTGGTCCGTGGCTCCCAGCGCCTTTATCGGTGTCTGCCCCACGTGGACCGGGCGGCCGTCCACGTCCGTTTTCTTGCCCAGCGATTCGGCCCACAACTGGCGGAACCAGTCCGCCACGTAGTAAAGCTTGCTCGAATACGGCATCATCACGGTCATCTTCTTGGCCTTCGATGTGTCCAGCAGATAATGGACCGCCGCGAAAAGATACGCCGGGTTTTTCATTATGGAGGCCTCCCGGCAACGCAGGTCCATCCGCGCGGCGCCTTTGAGCAGCTTTACGATATCAATCCCTGCGCAGGCCGCCGGCAACAGCGAAACAGGGGTGAGCACAGTGAACCTGCCCCCCACGCCGTCCGGCACCAGAAAACTCTTCAGCTTGTTATCATCGGCGATTTTGCGGAGAATTCCGGACTTCGCGTCCGTGGTGATGACAATGTGCTTGCGCCAGTCTTTCTTGCCGAACTTTTTTTTCAGCAAGTTCAGGGCGATCATGAACTGCGACATCGTCTCGGCGGTGGAGCCGCTTTTTGAAATGACATTGAACACCGTCTCGCCAAGTTTCAACGTGGACAGAAGATCGGAGAACTGGTCGGGATCAATGTTGTCCACCACGAATATTTTCATGCCGCCGCGCTTCTTGGCCGAAATGGAATTGTGAAACGAATGGCGCAGGGCGGAGACAAGGGCGGTCGTACCCAAAGCGGACCCGCCAATGCCCAGCACCACCATCGTGTCAAAATCCTTGCGGAGCCTGGCGGCGGCCTTCACGATCTCCTTCGCTCCTGCGGTCTTTCCGGGAAGGTCGTAAAACGGCAACTTACCGTCCCTTCGTTTGATGGCCAATTCCGCGTGTACCCGGCCTCCCGCCGTCTCCAGCGCCCGGATGTTCTCAACAGAAATCCCGTTTTCACCGCCTATTGCGGCGGTCAATGCATTGGTGTAATCAAGAACAATGTCCATAATGAACACTCCCCTTTCCGGTTCAATCATGAGGGGGGAGGATGAATTCGTTCTTTTCTTTTGGGAAAAAGAAAAGAACCAAAAGAAAACCGTGTGCGCCGTCTTGTGGGGGATTGCATCCCCCCAAGCGGCGCAAATGAGTTTCTTTTTGCTTCTTTTTCTTTCCAAAGAAAAAGAAGAACTCCTCTCCCACCCTCTACGTTAAACCGGAGCGCAGTTTATTTTTGTACCGTTCCCTTCCGGATATCCACACACGGTGGACGACCCGGCCCTCGTTGATTATATCCCTGAAAACCGATCTTCCGCGCATATGATTTATGGAGACCGCCACCGCGTCGAAGGGGGCGCCGGCGCGCAAAGTTCCATGGCCATACGGCAGGCCCAGCGCAGCGGCTCCGCCGGAGGTGGCGATACGGAAGATTGCTGCGTCATCGAGCGAAGGGAAAAGCGCTGAGAGGCTCCTGGCTTCGGCCGCCATGTCCAGGTCGGTGTTGGAGGCCAGGCTGTCCGTTCCCAGTCCAACGGTAATCCCTTTTCCCAGCAATTCAAGCAGGGGATGTTCCATGGTGCGTTCGAACCATTTGTTGGAATCAGGGCAAATGACAACCTTCGCTCCAGCCTTGGCGGCGCGGGAGATGTCCCCCCGTTCCGGGTAATTGAAATGGATCAGCAACGCCGATTTTAGCGCCCCATACTTTTCGATGGCGGCGCATGGCGACGATTTGGGATGGGAGCCGGGGGCGAACGTTCCAAATCGTTTAAGCATGGACATGAACGGCCCCGTCCCGCTTTTCGCGAAAAGGTTTTCGTCGGCGGTCTCCGAAAGGTGGATGGCCAACGGTTTTTTCCTCATGGCGGCGTATTCGGCGGCGCCCCGGATAAGCGGGCCGGAGGTGGAGTATATGGCGTGGGGTGAAACGCCATGGGTCACAAGCTCCGATCCGGGGGTGCGTTCCACGCTGTCCACAAGCTCCCGAAGCAGCACGCCCGCCTTGTCCGGCTGGTATCCCAGTGTTTCGTGGAAGATGACGGCGCGGATTCCCGCACGTTGGGCAAACGGCGTCACCGCCCCGGAGGAGGCCACATCACCGACGCAGGTTGTCCCGGTGGCGATAAGCCTTTCGATCCCCTTTTTGATTCCCGCCCCGACGGTCCGTTGTGAAGCCTGCGACCGCTTTTTCACCAAAGCCTTTATCCATCCGGTGAAGCCGGCTTCCGGGCTTAGTTTGCCCTTCAGGAAAGAAAGCTCCAGATGGCAGTGGGCGTTGATGAAACCGGGGTGGAGGACCTGGCCGGCGAGCGCGATCTTCTTGTCCACCCGGCGCCGGGACGCCGACTCCGCCGGGAGAATCTCGATTACTTTCCCCTCGTGCACGATGAGCGAAGCGTTTTCCAGAATGGTGTTTTCGTCTATCACCACGGTCTTCGCCGTGAACTTGACGACGGGGTCCAGGTGGTGGAAGAGGCTTATCATCCAGCGGCCGTCAGCTTTTTATCCATTCGCGCCAGTTTTCCGGGAGGTCCCCCCGTTTTTTATAGCGCAACATGGCGTCCTTGCAGCCGCACTCCCTGGG from Nitrospinota bacterium includes these protein-coding regions:
- a CDS encoding AI-2E family transporter, yielding MREFWARPVVRAIAVALGVLVFAIFIYAARAALFPFIVAFAIAYVLDPLVDRMEKAGMSRIFAIVAILIALLASVTTVAALVAPMIGAQVEAMAANVPRYVETVKGLIVPWLESLTDVDKARMDQAVREGMMALGDLPVKAVKAVSSAVWAGLSNVMDVALALFNLVIIPVAAFYLLKDFNDITEKLGQRVPPARREALFGFMGKIDMALSGFVKGQLTVASIMAVVYSTGLFLIGAPMGIAIGLAAGAANIVPYLPIAVGFIPALALTYLQYPGFERVLMVVALFAAGLALEGMVITPRTLEKSVGLHPVAVMASLFIGAAFFGFIGILLAVPAAAVIKVALMELDDAYLKSEFFTGNGGEGK
- a CDS encoding clan AA aspartic protease; its protein translation is MIPQTVILLAALVLSADLRHEGLAYRWTDVDGSVRISGRLEDVPKDRRNTASPMKLVTVREDKDWTEPFAAPMPNPVSVHFNPPGSMAVEAMFNGLVKRNAILDTGSETIIITSKLAAALGADIRKAGKTRLRTSKGIVEAPVVFLDDVNVGGAHAMRLEAAVMDFPGRGHVSAIIGMNFLSRFVFEINARDNEVTFHKAAGR
- a CDS encoding septal ring lytic transglycosylase RlpA family protein, with protein sequence MIRKRSSINKNTFAPLWVMALCFVFIGSSCATREAIKKPVGVTQPTRPPAAGQLKNVRPYTIAGVTYYPLADSYGFEETGIASWYGKDFHGKATANGERYDMYGISAAHKTLPMGTMVEVTRLDNGQKLAVRINDRGPFVPTRIIDLSYGAAQKLGVAGPGTAKVKLVALAEGRPADGGAPIPSGPVPDFKHGTFYVQVGAFSVASNAELVKDRVARAKAGGTRLVPYTPPSGLKLLRVQAGPFDDMDKAKAALASLKGQGFTESFVVAD
- a CDS encoding DUF4911 domain-containing protein, with the protein product MTQKKIWSPLPEAGRDCHRMLIKVDPGDIAYLVEVFESHESLGIPRTIDQAEGIVEILASPDYVEEARALLEALKEEMRVDVIRM
- a CDS encoding glucose-6-phosphate isomerase, translating into MDIVLDYTNALTAAIGGENGISVENIRALETAGGRVHAELAIKRRDGKLPFYDLPGKTAGAKEIVKAAARLRKDFDTMVVLGIGGSALGTTALVSALRHSFHNSISAKKRGGMKIFVVDNIDPDQFSDLLSTLKLGETVFNVISKSGSTAETMSQFMIALNLLKKKFGKKDWRKHIVITTDAKSGILRKIADDNKLKSFLVPDGVGGRFTVLTPVSLLPAACAGIDIVKLLKGAARMDLRCREASIMKNPAYLFAAVHYLLDTSKAKKMTVMMPYSSKLYYVADWFRQLWAESLGKKTDVDGRPVHVGQTPIKALGATDQHSQVQLYVEGPFDKVVCFLEVGRFENTVAIPAEYPDVDDLSYLGGSSLNELLNVEKRGTEYALTANGRPNITIKLPDTSPDSLGQLLYMLEVATAFAGGLYRINAFDQPGVEFGKNYAYAMMGRKGHEERRREFESRGSGERKTV
- a CDS encoding amidohydrolase family protein, with the protein product MISLFHHLDPVVKFTAKTVVIDENTILENASLIVHEGKVIEILPAESASRRRVDKKIALAGQVLHPGFINAHCHLELSFLKGKLSPEAGFTGWIKALVKKRSQASQRTVGAGIKKGIERLIATGTTCVGDVASSGAVTPFAQRAGIRAVIFHETLGYQPDKAGVLLRELVDSVERTPGSELVTHGVSPHAIYSTSGPLIRGAAEYAAMRKKPLAIHLSETADENLFAKSGTGPFMSMLKRFGTFAPGSHPKSSPCAAIEKYGALKSALLIHFNYPERGDISRAAKAGAKVVICPDSNKWFERTMEHPLLELLGKGITVGLGTDSLASNTDLDMAAEARSLSALFPSLDDAAIFRIATSGGAAALGLPYGHGTLRAGAPFDAVAVSINHMRGRSVFRDIINEGRVVHRVWISGRERYKNKLRSGLT